The following proteins come from a genomic window of Saccharicrinis carchari:
- a CDS encoding response regulator transcription factor — protein MIKIVIVEDHEMVREGLKVLINQWSDMNIVAEYSTGAEWLDNIGMIEGDVVLIDINMPNMDGLTAISQALTIDTAIKVIVLSMHNDSNYFREAFVAGAKGYLLKQLSAQDLEKAIREVYKGNTYFSDEFLLKVAKSIKRGQDKSVETTKGNISLSDQERQLLRNVCKGYTNKQIAESMFLSVKTIESQKSKLMKRSNSKNNASLIVWAIKNQIVDL, from the coding sequence ATGATTAAAATTGTTATAGTTGAAGACCATGAAATGGTACGCGAAGGCTTAAAAGTACTGATAAATCAATGGTCTGATATGAATATTGTTGCCGAATATAGTACCGGAGCCGAATGGCTTGACAATATCGGAATGATTGAAGGTGATGTGGTTTTAATTGATATTAACATGCCAAACATGGATGGTTTAACAGCTATTAGCCAAGCTTTAACGATAGATACAGCTATTAAAGTAATTGTGTTATCCATGCACAATGACAGTAATTATTTTAGAGAAGCATTTGTTGCAGGAGCAAAAGGCTATTTACTTAAACAACTTAGCGCTCAAGATCTTGAAAAAGCCATTAGAGAGGTTTATAAAGGAAATACTTATTTTTCAGACGAGTTTTTATTAAAAGTTGCAAAAAGCATAAAAAGAGGACAAGATAAATCAGTCGAAACAACTAAGGGTAATATTTCGCTTTCTGACCAAGAGCGTCAATTGTTAAGAAATGTTTGTAAAGGATATACGAACAAGCAGATAGCTGAATCTATGTTTTTAAGCGTTAAAACAATAGAAAGTCAAAAATCAAAGCTAATGAAAAGATCTAACTCGAAGAATAATGCCAGTTTAATTGTGTGGGCAATTAAAAATCAAATTGTGGATTTATAG
- a CDS encoding response regulator: MKAEESYKVIIADDSHLFIEGMQLLFEELPQYEIVSIAHNGNAILNHPDLAFIDLLLLDVNMPLLDGISAGRQINFKYPDLKMVAITLNSDQVYLEQLIRSGFKAFIDKAKITTHLSTVLNKVMDNNFVFPQEILSNLIPE, translated from the coding sequence ATGAAAGCAGAAGAAAGTTATAAGGTAATTATTGCCGATGATAGTCATTTATTTATCGAAGGTATGCAATTACTTTTTGAAGAGTTGCCACAATATGAAATAGTTAGTATTGCACACAATGGTAACGCAATTTTGAATCATCCCGATCTGGCATTTATTGATTTATTACTATTAGATGTTAATATGCCCTTGTTGGATGGCATATCGGCAGGACGCCAAATAAATTTTAAATATCCTGATTTAAAGATGGTGGCGATTACCTTAAATAGTGATCAGGTTTATTTGGAACAGCTCATTCGTTCAGGATTTAAAGCTTTTATAGACAAAGCTAAAATTACAACACATTTAAGTACTGTTTTAAATAAAGTGATGGATAATAATTTCGTTTTTCCACAAGAAATTTTGTCTAACCTAATTCCTGAATAA